A window of the Janthinobacterium agaricidamnosum NBRC 102515 = DSM 9628 genome harbors these coding sequences:
- a CDS encoding cytochrome b: MAAFKETKLPADAPAAEKALSWVDDRFPLSKLWNDQWGKYYAPKNFNFWYIFGSLAMLVLVLQIVTGIFLTMHYKPDANLAFGSVEYIMREVPWGWLVRYMHSTGASAFFIIVYLHMTRGLLYGSYRKPRELIWLFGFAIFLCLMAEAFFGYLLPWGQMSYWGAQVIVNLFGAIPFIGPDLSLWIRGDYVVSDATLNRFFAFHVIAIPLVLLGLVAAHLIALHEVGSSNPDGIEVKENLGPDGHPLDAIPSHPYYTVHDLFGVSVFLTIFSAVVFFAPEMGGYFLEYNNFLPGDSLKTPLHIAPTWYFTPFYSVLRATTADFMYVLMVAVAAYVVFVWLKSRLPSKVKAAIGVIALLAIIGMLPSVLDAKFWGVVFFGGSVVILAFLPWLDHSPVKSIRYRPDWHKWVYLVFGLSFLTLGYLGTQPPTDAKTIVSQVCTLLYFSFFLLMPWWSAMGKFKTVPSRVTFQPH, from the coding sequence ATGGCTGCGTTTAAAGAAACCAAACTGCCGGCCGATGCGCCGGCCGCCGAGAAAGCGCTGAGCTGGGTCGATGACCGCTTTCCACTGAGCAAACTGTGGAATGATCAATGGGGCAAATACTACGCCCCGAAAAACTTCAACTTCTGGTACATCTTCGGTTCGCTGGCCATGCTGGTGCTGGTGCTGCAAATCGTGACCGGCATCTTCCTGACCATGCATTACAAACCGGACGCCAACCTGGCCTTCGGTTCGGTCGAATACATCATGCGCGAAGTGCCGTGGGGCTGGCTGGTGCGCTATATGCACTCGACCGGCGCGTCGGCGTTCTTCATCATCGTCTACCTGCACATGACCCGCGGCCTGCTGTACGGCTCGTACCGCAAGCCGCGCGAACTGATCTGGCTGTTCGGCTTCGCGATCTTCCTGTGCCTGATGGCCGAGGCGTTCTTTGGCTATTTGCTGCCATGGGGCCAGATGTCTTACTGGGGCGCGCAAGTGATCGTCAACCTGTTCGGCGCGATTCCTTTCATCGGCCCCGACCTGTCGCTGTGGATACGCGGCGACTATGTGGTGTCCGACGCGACGCTGAACCGCTTCTTCGCCTTCCACGTGATCGCCATTCCGCTGGTCTTGCTGGGCTTGGTCGCGGCGCACTTGATCGCACTGCACGAAGTCGGTTCGAGCAATCCGGACGGCATCGAAGTGAAGGAAAACCTGGGACCGGACGGCCACCCGCTCGATGCGATTCCGTCGCACCCGTATTACACCGTGCACGACCTGTTCGGCGTGTCGGTATTCCTGACGATCTTCAGCGCGGTAGTGTTCTTTGCGCCGGAGATGGGTGGTTATTTCCTGGAATACAACAACTTCTTGCCGGGCGATTCGTTGAAAACCCCGCTGCACATCGCGCCGACCTGGTATTTCACGCCGTTTTACTCGGTATTGCGCGCCACCACCGCCGACTTCATGTACGTGCTGATGGTCGCCGTGGCCGCTTACGTGGTATTTGTCTGGCTCAAGTCGCGCCTGCCGAGCAAGGTCAAGGCGGCCATCGGCGTGATCGCGCTGCTGGCCATCATCGGCATGTTGCCGAGCGTACTCGATGCGAAATTCTGGGGCGTGGTGTTTTTCGGCGGTTCGGTGGTGATCCTGGCGTTCCTGCCATGGCTCGACCATTCGCCGGTGAAATCGATACGCTACCGTCCGGACTGGCATAAATGGGTGTACCTGGTGTTCGGCCTGTCGTTCCTGACGCTGGGTTACCTGGGCACCCAGCCGCCAACCGATGCCAAGACCATCGTGTCGCAAGTGTGCACCCTGTTGTATTTCAGCTTTTTCCTGCTGATGCCATGGTGGAGTGCCATGGGCAAGTTCAAGACCGTGCCGTCGCGTGTGACGTTTCAGCCACACTAA
- a CDS encoding cytochrome c1, whose product MTLAKKLLAILALVPALAIASEDGFPLDKAPDRSTNMAALQHGAKLFVNYCLNCHAAASMRYNRLKDLGLTEDQIKSNLLFTGDKVGDMMTTSLNPKDAKVFFGVVPPDLSVISRAKSSSAGTGGDYLYTYLRTFYKDDTRPTGWNNKVVPNVAMPHVLWELQGIQTEKTVEAKDPHEEGKTIHKFAGFEQVKPGTLNKLEYDTAVADLVGYMEWMAEPAQQTRKRLGVWVLLFLSMFSLLAWRLNASFWKEVK is encoded by the coding sequence ATGACTCTTGCAAAAAAACTGCTGGCCATTCTGGCATTGGTACCGGCGCTGGCGATCGCCAGCGAAGACGGCTTCCCCCTGGACAAGGCGCCGGACCGTTCGACCAACATGGCTGCGCTGCAACATGGCGCTAAATTATTTGTTAACTATTGCCTTAACTGCCACGCCGCCGCATCGATGCGCTACAACCGCCTGAAGGACCTGGGCTTGACCGAAGATCAGATCAAGTCCAATCTTTTGTTTACGGGCGACAAAGTGGGCGATATGATGACGACCTCGCTCAATCCAAAAGACGCCAAGGTCTTCTTTGGCGTGGTGCCGCCGGATTTGTCGGTGATTTCGCGTGCAAAATCGTCGTCCGCCGGCACTGGCGGCGACTACCTGTATACTTACCTGCGGACTTTCTACAAAGACGACACCCGTCCGACCGGCTGGAACAACAAGGTCGTGCCGAATGTGGCGATGCCGCACGTCTTATGGGAATTGCAAGGAATACAGACAGAAAAGACGGTCGAAGCGAAAGATCCGCATGAAGAAGGCAAGACGATCCACAAGTTTGCCGGCTTCGAGCAAGTCAAGCCTGGCACATTGAACAAGCTTGAATACGACACCGCCGTCGCAGACCTGGTTGGCTACATGGAATGGATGGCGGAACCGGCGCAGCAAACCCGCAAACGCCTCGGCGTGTGGGTGTTGCTGTTCCTGTCGATGTTTTCCCTGCTGGCATGGCGCTTGAATGCGTCATTCTGGAAAGAAGTCAAATAA
- a CDS encoding glutathione S-transferase N-terminal domain-containing protein — translation MMVLYSGTTCPFSQRCRLVLFEKGMDFEVRDVDLFNKPEDISTMNPYGQVPILVERELILYESNIINEYIDERFPHPQLMPADPLMRARARLMLFNFEKELFVHVHVLESERAKSNDKSHDKARAEIRDRLTTLAPLFLKNKYMLGDEFSMLDVAVAPLLWRLDHYGIELSKTAAPLMKYAERIFSRPAYIEALTPSEKVMRR, via the coding sequence ATGATGGTTCTCTACTCAGGTACAACCTGTCCATTTTCGCAACGCTGCCGCCTGGTCCTGTTTGAAAAAGGCATGGACTTTGAAGTGCGCGACGTCGACCTGTTCAACAAGCCGGAAGACATTTCGACCATGAATCCGTATGGTCAGGTGCCGATCCTGGTGGAACGCGAATTGATTTTGTACGAATCGAACATCATCAACGAATACATCGACGAACGTTTCCCGCATCCGCAACTGATGCCGGCCGATCCGCTGATGCGCGCGCGCGCCCGCCTGATGCTGTTCAACTTTGAAAAAGAGCTGTTCGTCCACGTGCACGTGCTGGAAAGCGAACGCGCCAAGAGCAATGACAAGAGCCACGACAAGGCACGCGCCGAAATCCGCGACCGCCTGACCACGCTCGCGCCGCTGTTCCTGAAAAACAAATACATGCTGGGCGACGAATTCTCGATGCTCGACGTGGCGGTGGCGCCGCTGCTGTGGCGCCTCGACCACTACGGCATCGAATTGTCGAAGACGGCCGCGCCGCTGATGAAATACGCCGAACGCATCTTCTCGCGTCCCGCGTACATCGAAGCGCTGACCCCGTCCGAAAAGGTCATGCGCCGTTAA
- a CDS encoding ClpXP protease specificity-enhancing factor translates to MSEISTKPYMLRAIYEWCTDSGYTPYLAVKVDARATVPMEYVKKGEIVLNISFGATSGLKMENDAIRFHARFGGVSREIYVPVDNVMAIYANENGQGMAFEPQLAHDDPDGQPTDSPASASTPAPAGPTLSSVPTSAPESRPPSEPDSGNGNDEPPKKGGRPTLTRIK, encoded by the coding sequence ATGTCTGAAATCTCAACCAAACCCTATATGCTGCGCGCCATCTATGAATGGTGCACCGATAGCGGCTACACGCCTTACCTCGCGGTCAAGGTCGATGCGCGCGCCACGGTACCGATGGAGTACGTGAAAAAGGGCGAAATCGTGCTCAACATCAGCTTCGGCGCGACCAGCGGCTTGAAGATGGAAAACGATGCGATCCGCTTCCACGCCCGTTTCGGCGGCGTCTCGCGCGAGATCTACGTGCCGGTCGACAACGTGATGGCGATCTACGCCAATGAAAACGGCCAGGGCATGGCGTTCGAACCGCAACTGGCGCATGACGATCCGGACGGCCAGCCGACCGACAGCCCGGCATCGGCCAGCACGCCGGCGCCGGCAGGCCCGACCTTGTCGTCGGTCCCGACCAGCGCCCCGGAATCGCGTCCGCCCAGCGAGCCCGATAGCGGCAACGGCAATGACGAACCGCCAAAAAAAGGCGGCCGGCCAACCCTGACGCGGATTAAATAG
- a CDS encoding helix-turn-helix domain-containing protein: protein MSTAPASQLIITTPQLGQLLLSARKRRKLTQTAVAHRLGLSQNRISHLEQHPDEISVKQLLSWCSVIGLELRLGERIEGGPSSSAEW, encoded by the coding sequence ATGTCAACTGCACCCGCATCCCAGCTTATCATCACCACGCCACAGCTAGGTCAGTTGCTCCTGTCTGCACGCAAGCGGCGCAAGCTCACGCAGACCGCCGTGGCGCATCGTCTTGGCTTGAGCCAGAACCGCATTTCACACTTGGAACAACATCCGGATGAAATCAGCGTCAAGCAGTTGCTCAGCTGGTGCTCGGTAATCGGGCTGGAGTTGCGGCTCGGGGAGCGAATCGAGGGCGGGCCGAGCAGCTCTGCCGAGTGGTAA
- a CDS encoding type II toxin-antitoxin system HipA family toxin: MGRRAHRQTLHLWANGDYVGRWTVKASGDSELQYDAAWRNCTRGRPVSLSLPFNLHNEPLKGDRVAHYFNGLLPDSDAIRKRVAVRFKTGSTDAFDLLAAVGRDCVGALQLLPEGVVPEGQGQVDGIVVDDEAIERHLLDVVNPGHYGAMPDPDDDFRISLAGAQEKDAFLWWDGKWLKPRGATPTTHIFKLPIGLVGGRKADFSTSVDNEWLCLRLFKEYGLSTANAQIVTFGSQRVLVVERFDRALSHDGKQLFRLVQEDFCQATGTSPLLKYENQGGPGLQQIFPLLQQSQQPVADMHTLMATQLLFWMLRAPDGHAKNFSIQLLAGEQRFKMTPIYDVMSAYPAIGNRPNLWAEQDITMAMALLGKNRHYLAHNIMRRHFNSTAKKVGYGDNAEPLIQDLIARTPAIVDKVRAELPAGFSEKVADRILGGILAAAHSLERMSPV; the protein is encoded by the coding sequence ATGGGCCGCCGCGCGCATCGCCAAACACTGCATCTCTGGGCCAATGGGGACTACGTCGGACGCTGGACGGTCAAAGCCTCGGGAGACTCCGAACTGCAATATGACGCAGCCTGGCGCAACTGCACACGCGGACGCCCGGTCTCGCTATCGCTGCCGTTCAATCTTCATAACGAGCCGCTAAAGGGAGACCGCGTCGCCCATTACTTCAATGGACTGCTGCCGGACAGCGACGCCATTCGCAAACGCGTCGCTGTCCGGTTCAAGACTGGCTCCACCGATGCATTCGACCTTCTCGCGGCCGTTGGCCGGGACTGCGTTGGGGCTTTGCAGCTTCTGCCCGAGGGTGTCGTACCGGAAGGACAGGGCCAGGTCGACGGCATCGTGGTTGATGATGAGGCCATCGAGCGGCACCTGCTGGACGTGGTGAACCCAGGCCATTACGGCGCCATGCCGGACCCCGATGACGATTTCAGGATTTCGCTGGCCGGCGCGCAAGAGAAGGACGCGTTCCTGTGGTGGGATGGAAAATGGCTGAAGCCGCGGGGCGCGACGCCGACAACGCACATCTTCAAGCTCCCCATCGGGCTGGTTGGCGGAAGAAAGGCGGACTTCTCCACATCGGTCGACAACGAGTGGCTATGCCTGCGGCTATTCAAAGAATACGGTTTGTCAACGGCGAATGCGCAGATTGTGACCTTCGGCTCACAACGCGTGCTGGTCGTCGAGCGCTTCGACCGGGCCCTGTCGCACGACGGAAAACAGCTGTTCCGGCTGGTGCAGGAAGATTTTTGTCAGGCAACGGGCACCTCGCCGCTGCTGAAATACGAAAACCAGGGCGGCCCGGGCCTGCAGCAGATATTCCCCCTGCTGCAACAGTCGCAACAGCCGGTCGCGGACATGCACACACTCATGGCCACACAGCTGCTGTTCTGGATGTTGCGGGCACCGGATGGTCACGCCAAAAACTTCAGCATCCAGCTGCTCGCCGGCGAGCAGCGCTTCAAGATGACGCCTATCTATGACGTGATGTCGGCCTACCCTGCCATCGGCAATCGGCCGAACCTGTGGGCAGAGCAGGACATCACAATGGCGATGGCGTTACTCGGGAAGAACAGGCACTACCTGGCGCACAACATCATGCGACGCCACTTCAACAGCACGGCGAAGAAGGTCGGGTACGGCGACAACGCCGAGCCTCTCATCCAGGACTTGATTGCCCGCACACCTGCCATTGTCGACAAGGTCCGCGCGGAGTTGCCAGCCGGGTTCTCGGAAAAGGTCGCCGACCGGATTCTCGGTGGCATTCTCGCCGCGGCGCACTCCCTGGAACGGATGTCCCCCGTCTAA
- a CDS encoding glutathione S-transferase family protein produces the protein MKLYLNKTSPYARLVLVIAHETALFERLQLISVDPWNAPPELLAANPLARIPALVTDTGSCLIESDCIGQYLLALAGDETLLPVPVEKRLDALRRLGLARAVIDCAFSIVIRARFGDSDESVLSRRWQAALPRAVSVLEQDDALNAREGDPDLGDLAIAIAFDYCDLRVPELDWRATAPRLAQFVDRIGRRPSMIATLP, from the coding sequence ATGAAACTCTATTTGAACAAGACCTCGCCATATGCCCGACTGGTTTTGGTGATCGCGCATGAAACGGCGCTGTTCGAGCGTCTGCAACTGATCTCGGTCGATCCCTGGAACGCACCGCCTGAGTTGTTGGCGGCGAATCCGCTGGCCAGGATTCCGGCGCTGGTCACCGATACCGGAAGCTGTCTCATCGAAAGTGACTGTATCGGGCAATACCTGCTGGCACTGGCCGGCGACGAGACACTCTTGCCGGTCCCGGTGGAGAAGCGCCTGGACGCCTTGCGGCGCCTCGGCCTGGCGCGCGCGGTCATCGATTGCGCGTTTTCCATCGTCATTCGCGCGCGCTTTGGCGACTCCGACGAGAGCGTCTTGTCCCGGCGCTGGCAGGCTGCCTTGCCGCGCGCGGTAAGCGTGCTCGAGCAGGACGACGCGCTCAATGCGCGGGAGGGTGATCCCGACCTCGGCGATCTGGCGATCGCCATCGCCTTCGACTACTGTGATTTGCGTGTTCCCGAGCTGGACTGGCGCGCCACGGCGCCACGGTTGGCGCAGTTTGTCGACCGGATCGGCAGGCGTCCATCGATGATCGCGACGCTACCCTGA
- a CDS encoding iron-containing redox enzyme family protein has protein sequence MLKLSSITSDSPALQAYQWPPVPAFTALQPDLRAFLELDLLGQTACINHVERRSSERGELLNNYLGTIYSYHYGYADSPCFLRNDIELESRLARAKLVLEEDLVNHWLPVTPIPQFDDQQAAANYLREYVDANAALHHPLFDYLRDEAEPAALMEFLRLETCRNEIVDDEIALLLCGLQGNMKKAIASNLWDECGNGSLEKFHTYWLRRLVEQLQDWEQLPQYRASSKPWFSSIISNTFNALVTRPAYKCRAYGMFLTTEARVAPHFSAIMGGLRRTGLDHRDIAVYFDTHMRIDPHHTDELLTAFSHQEPALNPVQVAEVVRGAHFAVAAGMAQYGRVLAYFQDKYPA, from the coding sequence ATGCTTAAACTCTCTTCGATCACATCCGACAGCCCGGCGCTGCAAGCATATCAGTGGCCGCCGGTCCCCGCATTTACCGCGCTTCAGCCGGATTTGCGCGCCTTCCTCGAACTCGACCTGCTTGGCCAAACGGCCTGCATCAATCATGTCGAGCGCCGCTCCAGCGAACGCGGCGAGCTGTTGAACAATTATCTGGGGACCATCTACTCGTACCACTATGGCTATGCAGACAGCCCTTGTTTCCTGCGCAACGATATCGAGCTGGAGTCGCGTCTGGCGCGCGCCAAGCTGGTGCTGGAAGAGGACTTGGTCAATCACTGGCTGCCCGTGACGCCGATTCCGCAATTCGACGATCAGCAAGCCGCGGCCAACTATCTGAGGGAGTACGTGGACGCCAACGCAGCGCTCCATCATCCGCTGTTCGACTATCTGCGCGACGAGGCGGAACCGGCGGCGCTGATGGAATTCCTGCGCCTGGAAACGTGCCGTAATGAAATCGTCGATGACGAAATCGCGCTGCTGCTGTGCGGATTGCAGGGAAATATGAAAAAGGCGATCGCATCCAACCTCTGGGACGAGTGCGGTAATGGATCGCTGGAAAAGTTCCATACTTACTGGTTGCGCCGGCTGGTCGAGCAATTGCAGGACTGGGAGCAACTGCCGCAGTATCGCGCCAGCTCGAAACCCTGGTTTTCGTCGATCATTTCCAACACCTTCAATGCCCTCGTCACCCGTCCCGCGTACAAGTGCCGGGCGTATGGCATGTTCCTGACCACCGAAGCGCGAGTCGCGCCGCATTTCTCCGCCATTATGGGGGGGCTGCGCCGGACCGGTCTCGACCACAGGGACATCGCGGTCTATTTTGACACCCACATGCGGATCGATCCGCATCATACCGACGAGCTGCTGACGGCTTTTTCCCATCAGGAGCCCGCCTTGAACCCGGTTCAGGTCGCTGAAGTCGTACGCGGCGCGCACTTCGCGGTGGCCGCTGGCATGGCCCAGTACGGGCGCGTCCTGGCGTATTTTCAGGATAAGTATCCCGCTTAA